Proteins from one Pantoea cypripedii genomic window:
- a CDS encoding sugar-binding transcriptional regulator, giving the protein MKQTDIARALNLSQSFVSRALNRSIKDGIVKISVMQPPNIFSELERGIERRYGLQQAIVVDATEDEEDAFIRQAIGTAAAHYLETRLRPGEWVGISSWSSTIKAMVSELHTLTTEAAGVIQLLGGVGVNGNVQATILTQSLADMLSCKSWLLPAQSIEGSVDSRIALAANKDVREVLDKFDKVTLALVGIGDMEPSQLLRYSGNYYDKNMLTRLAAQGAVGDICLHYYNAQGQPVLDESEDPAMGMRLEQLKRCPQVVGLAGGRKKLAAIQGALKGGYLNVLITDFQTARLLVSD; this is encoded by the coding sequence ATGAAGCAGACCGACATCGCGCGCGCGCTCAATCTTTCGCAGTCCTTTGTTTCACGGGCATTAAATCGCAGTATTAAAGACGGCATCGTGAAAATCAGCGTGATGCAGCCGCCCAATATCTTTTCTGAGCTGGAGCGTGGCATTGAACGCCGTTATGGGTTGCAGCAGGCCATCGTGGTGGATGCCACGGAAGATGAAGAGGATGCCTTTATTCGTCAGGCGATAGGCACCGCTGCCGCGCATTATCTGGAAACGCGCCTGCGTCCGGGGGAATGGGTGGGGATTTCCTCCTGGAGCAGTACCATCAAGGCCATGGTGAGCGAACTGCATACGCTGACCACCGAAGCCGCGGGGGTGATTCAGCTGCTGGGTGGGGTGGGCGTCAACGGCAATGTGCAGGCCACGATTCTGACGCAGAGCCTCGCGGATATGCTTAGCTGTAAGTCGTGGCTGCTGCCGGCGCAATCAATAGAAGGCTCTGTTGATAGCCGTATCGCGCTTGCCGCCAATAAAGATGTGCGCGAAGTACTGGATAAATTCGATAAGGTCACGCTTGCGCTGGTGGGAATTGGCGATATGGAGCCGTCGCAGCTGTTGCGCTACTCCGGCAACTATTATGACAAGAATATGCTGACACGCCTTGCTGCCCAGGGTGCCGTCGGTGATATCTGCCTGCATTATTACAATGCACAGGGGCAGCCGGTGCTGGATGAATCTGAGGATCCGGCGATGGGTATGCGCCTGGAGCAGCTTAAACGCTGCCCGCAGGTGGTGGGACTGGCAGGTGGGCGGAAAAAACTGGCCGCCATTCAGGGGGCGCTGAAGGGGGGTTATCTGAATGTGCTGATAACCGATTTCCAGACAGCGCGCCTGCTGGTGAGTGATTAA
- a CDS encoding DUF5605 domain-containing protein — MLVSPQKLHVPQWGRAEFVFLVNADASHFTDTWITAIFRHQQEEKTVRGFYDDDGRFLIRFMPEREGSWTFTTASNHPALHNQQGEVICVAADEDATGPVRSAETWHFSYANGQPYYPFGTTAYVWNYQSEEVQEQTLASLSHSPFNKIRMCVFPKHYTYNFREPERFPFPGDITSGFDFTRFDCQFFRQLENQIDALQARGIEADLIIFHPYDRWGFSEMDDEVDQRYVSYLVARLASFSNVWWSLANEFDLLLKKPMSFWDNVFQQITAEDPYQHLVSIHNWHNPPLHYTSNAHWYDQKQPWVSHASIQHHDLWFVPGWREAFRKPVVIDECRYEGDVDLGWGNITARKMLDLTWQGVCRGGYVTHGESYLSDDDIIWWSHGGKLKGESSPRIGYLLQLLEEGEPKRLSPWSRKTDSHWDAAIGHMGDDYWLIWFGESQPGFKLLTMLPQGKEYHVDIIDAWQMETRRLPQTWRSGDRLPLPGKPGMALRITAAR; from the coding sequence ATGTTAGTTTCACCACAAAAGCTGCATGTTCCTCAGTGGGGACGCGCTGAATTTGTTTTTCTGGTCAATGCCGATGCCAGTCACTTTACCGATACCTGGATCACGGCCATCTTTCGCCACCAGCAGGAAGAGAAAACGGTACGGGGATTTTATGACGATGACGGGCGTTTCCTGATTCGCTTTATGCCTGAGCGTGAAGGCAGCTGGACTTTCACCACCGCCAGTAACCATCCGGCCCTGCATAACCAGCAGGGCGAAGTGATTTGCGTAGCAGCAGACGAGGATGCGACCGGGCCGGTAAGATCGGCTGAGACATGGCATTTCAGCTATGCCAACGGGCAACCCTATTATCCTTTTGGCACCACGGCGTATGTCTGGAATTACCAGTCGGAAGAGGTACAGGAGCAGACGCTGGCGTCACTTTCACACTCGCCATTCAATAAAATCAGGATGTGTGTTTTCCCGAAACATTACACCTATAACTTCCGGGAACCGGAACGTTTTCCTTTTCCCGGCGACATCACCTCTGGCTTCGATTTCACCCGCTTTGACTGCCAGTTTTTCCGTCAGCTGGAAAATCAGATCGATGCCCTGCAAGCACGCGGCATTGAGGCTGATCTGATTATCTTTCACCCCTACGACCGCTGGGGCTTCTCGGAAATGGATGATGAGGTGGATCAACGCTATGTCAGCTATCTGGTGGCGCGTCTGGCGAGTTTCAGCAATGTCTGGTGGTCACTGGCCAATGAATTCGACCTGCTGCTGAAAAAGCCGATGTCGTTCTGGGACAATGTTTTTCAGCAAATTACCGCAGAAGACCCGTATCAGCACCTGGTTTCAATCCATAACTGGCACAACCCTCCCCTGCACTACACCAGCAATGCACATTGGTATGATCAGAAGCAGCCGTGGGTCAGCCATGCCAGCATCCAGCATCACGATTTGTGGTTTGTACCCGGCTGGCGCGAAGCCTTCCGTAAACCGGTGGTGATTGATGAATGCCGCTATGAGGGCGATGTCGATCTGGGATGGGGCAATATTACCGCGCGTAAAATGCTCGACCTCACCTGGCAGGGCGTCTGCCGTGGTGGCTATGTCACCCATGGTGAAAGTTACCTCAGCGACGACGACATTATCTGGTGGTCACATGGCGGGAAACTGAAAGGGGAAAGCAGCCCGCGTATCGGTTATCTGCTGCAATTGCTGGAAGAAGGTGAACCAAAACGCCTGTCGCCCTGGTCAAGGAAAACAGACTCCCACTGGGATGCCGCGATTGGCCATATGGGTGATGATTACTGGCTGATCTGGTTTGGTGAGAGCCAGCCAGGTTTCAAATTACTGACGATGCTGCCGCAAGGTAAGGAATATCACGTCGATATCATTGACGCATGGCAGATGGAAACCCGGCGGCTGCCGCAGACCTGGCGCTCAGGCGATCGTCTGCCATTGCCGGGTAAACCAGGTATGGCCTTGCGTATAACCGCTGCCCGTTAA
- a CDS encoding glycoside-pentoside-hexuronide (GPH):cation symporter, protein MQQVHKLTIREKICFGLGDSSANIFLGMTMMFLPYFYTDVLGISAGAMGLLFVVARLVDAVYDPIIGSVADRTPTRHGHYRPWLLWLAVPYGLSCLLVFIAPDFSPSGKLIYAYATYLFLILMYASTVVPYVALLASLTADPQERLSANAWRFPLAKMSFLICSLTVPLFVAWYGKENEAAAYRVAMSMIALLATLFMLSCFFGTRERVSPIKQANTTSFMKQAKAALSARPVVIFYIFKITSSIAFVIKGSVTIYFVKYFLNRGDSFVSGLLSATAIAGIIAPMIALQLIKRKKLSALGSLKFAQMGGGLAALALFFVSPEQLWLAVGLLVVSVLFAEMGSIMAWALPSDCADYCERKTGIKMSGFIAAGTLFSMKVGLALAGGLVGLVLSLSGYHAGAAVSPQTMSAIIFLIAGVPAIFHGISLLLIMFLSLEDNSAAARIIPPAQPSVAHQIKEP, encoded by the coding sequence ATGCAACAGGTACATAAACTGACTATCAGAGAGAAGATTTGTTTTGGTCTCGGGGATTCCTCAGCCAACATCTTCCTGGGCATGACCATGATGTTCCTGCCCTACTTTTATACCGACGTCCTTGGTATCTCCGCGGGAGCAATGGGGCTGCTGTTTGTGGTCGCGCGACTGGTTGATGCGGTATACGACCCGATTATTGGCAGCGTTGCTGACCGCACCCCGACACGCCACGGCCATTACCGCCCCTGGTTATTATGGCTGGCCGTGCCTTATGGCCTCTCCTGCCTGCTGGTGTTCATCGCCCCCGATTTCTCCCCCAGTGGCAAGTTGATCTATGCCTATGCCACTTACCTTTTCCTGATCCTGATGTACGCCTCGACCGTAGTGCCTTACGTGGCGTTGCTGGCCTCGCTGACCGCGGATCCGCAGGAGCGTCTCAGCGCCAATGCCTGGCGCTTCCCGCTGGCAAAAATGTCTTTTCTCATCTGCTCCCTGACCGTACCGCTTTTCGTGGCCTGGTACGGTAAGGAGAATGAAGCTGCGGCCTACAGGGTAGCCATGAGCATGATTGCCCTGCTGGCGACCCTGTTTATGCTGAGCTGCTTTTTTGGTACCAGAGAACGTGTCAGCCCGATAAAACAGGCCAACACCACCTCATTTATGAAGCAGGCAAAGGCCGCACTCAGCGCCCGCCCGGTGGTGATTTTCTACATTTTCAAAATAACCAGCTCGATTGCCTTCGTAATCAAAGGCAGCGTCACCATCTATTTCGTCAAATATTTTCTGAACCGGGGCGATAGTTTTGTCTCGGGCTTGCTCTCCGCCACCGCTATCGCGGGCATCATCGCGCCGATGATCGCGTTGCAGCTTATCAAGCGCAAAAAACTGTCCGCGCTGGGTTCACTGAAATTTGCCCAAATGGGCGGCGGCCTGGCGGCGCTGGCATTGTTCTTTGTCAGCCCGGAACAGCTATGGCTGGCTGTTGGCTTACTGGTGGTTTCAGTTCTGTTTGCTGAAATGGGATCGATCATGGCATGGGCACTGCCTTCCGATTGTGCTGACTACTGCGAGCGCAAAACCGGGATCAAAATGTCCGGATTTATCGCCGCCGGGACATTGTTTTCAATGAAAGTGGGACTGGCACTGGCGGGGGGGCTCGTCGGTCTGGTGCTCAGCCTGAGCGGTTATCACGCCGGGGCAGCCGTTTCGCCGCAGACCATGAGCGCCATTATTTTCCTTATTGCCGGGGTACCCGCGATTTTCCACGGCATCAGCCTGCTGTTGATCATGTTCTTATCCCTTGAAGACAACAGTGCCGCGGCCCGAATCATTCCACCCGCACAACCTTCCGTTGCTCATCAGATTAAGGAACCCTGA
- a CDS encoding MFS transporter, whose protein sequence is MELQILKKTSLTERSYTIYLIFIACIGWSLASYDVNLLVLALPEMSRELQISEQMLGILGFFVYGAQFLITLVVGYSMDKVGRKLLWMICLCGTALFTGATYFVDSFWQLVLVRALASGLAYSELAVSITLVNEQLPSKNRGLLYSIVQGGWPLGVFFASAVYMAFGHLGWRTVFLLGTIPIAVVILGRVFIKESERFEQEKLTGGAKNNPVKEILYSPVLRKRIATMSVCWISYGISYVASNFYITWWLTQRKGFSGSQASELMLYCGFIGFFFYIIGGWLGEHFGRKKVITFAALSVAPLSLILLFSESFWLVVAVYFLIFQVTNGIWASAGYVYQSESFPTRVRGTAIGFLSSMMVLGFVLGSLLWTLASSLHNASATWVIVAVIGSIGMWATLFLKEIKTGQDIDAEFDGQMG, encoded by the coding sequence ATGGAATTACAGATACTTAAGAAGACATCTTTAACTGAACGGTCCTACACCATTTATTTGATTTTCATCGCCTGTATTGGCTGGTCGCTGGCATCTTATGACGTTAATTTGCTGGTGCTGGCGTTACCGGAGATGTCCAGAGAGTTGCAGATATCCGAACAGATGCTCGGTATTTTGGGCTTTTTTGTCTATGGCGCTCAGTTTCTGATTACCCTGGTCGTGGGTTACAGCATGGACAAAGTGGGCCGCAAGCTACTCTGGATGATTTGTTTATGCGGCACGGCGTTATTTACCGGGGCAACCTACTTTGTTGATAGTTTCTGGCAGCTGGTGCTGGTCCGTGCGCTGGCGTCGGGGCTGGCTTATTCCGAACTGGCGGTGTCGATCACGCTGGTGAATGAACAGCTGCCATCGAAAAATCGGGGATTACTGTATTCCATTGTCCAGGGCGGCTGGCCGTTAGGGGTTTTCTTTGCCTCGGCGGTGTATATGGCGTTTGGCCATCTGGGCTGGAGAACGGTGTTTTTATTGGGCACCATCCCGATTGCGGTGGTTATTCTGGGACGTGTTTTTATTAAAGAATCAGAACGTTTTGAGCAGGAAAAATTAACCGGTGGCGCGAAAAATAACCCCGTCAAAGAGATTCTGTACTCCCCGGTTCTCAGAAAGCGTATTGCTACCATGTCGGTCTGCTGGATTTCTTATGGTATCAGCTATGTTGCCAGTAATTTTTATATCACCTGGTGGCTGACGCAACGTAAGGGATTTAGCGGCAGCCAGGCCAGCGAACTGATGTTGTATTGCGGTTTCATTGGCTTCTTCTTCTACATTATCGGTGGCTGGCTGGGGGAGCACTTTGGTCGCAAAAAGGTCATTACCTTTGCGGCGTTGTCAGTGGCCCCACTGAGCCTGATTTTGCTGTTCAGCGAGAGTTTCTGGTTGGTGGTGGCGGTTTACTTCCTCATCTTCCAGGTGACGAACGGCATCTGGGCATCAGCAGGTTACGTTTATCAAAGCGAAAGTTTCCCGACACGGGTGCGTGGCACCGCCATCGGTTTTCTCTCGTCTATGATGGTGCTGGGTTTTGTTCTGGGCAGCCTGCTGTGGACGCTGGCCAGTTCTCTGCACAATGCGTCAGCCACCTGGGTGATCGTGGCAGTGATAGGCTCCATTGGCATGTGGGCAACTCTCTTCCTGAAAGAGATTAAAACTGGCCAGGATATCGATGCTGAATTTGATGGTCAGATGGGGTGA
- a CDS encoding bifunctional transcriptional activator/DNA repair enzyme AdaA: MKVVNNDLCDVWYQALLERAAEYTGVFFVGVKTTGVFCISVCRARKPKRENVEFYKDAKSALAAGFRPCKVCRPAENAHSAPLFVEQALALVRRDIKSRIADADLRRHGISPERVRRWFLQHHGITFQAFQRMQRVNIALQELKSGRAATDVALDNGYESLSGFGYTYKRLTGAAPTQTTQVIVIHRFTTALGPMFVCATDKGVCLLEFTDRRLLETEFRDIQRLLNAKIVTGENSHTRQTVKEISEYFAGTRQQFDLILDTPGSDFQRSVWQALRAVPYGQTSRHQDISLRLNKPDAARAVAAANAANRIAIVIPCHRIMGKDGGISGYGGGISRKEWLIEHERNHR; encoded by the coding sequence ATGAAAGTTGTCAATAATGATCTGTGTGATGTCTGGTATCAGGCATTACTTGAACGCGCTGCAGAATATACGGGTGTGTTTTTTGTTGGCGTCAAAACGACAGGCGTCTTTTGCATCTCGGTATGCCGGGCGCGAAAGCCCAAACGTGAAAACGTTGAATTTTATAAAGATGCTAAATCTGCCCTGGCAGCTGGCTTTCGTCCCTGTAAAGTCTGTCGACCAGCTGAAAATGCGCACAGCGCGCCATTATTTGTCGAGCAGGCGCTTGCGCTTGTCAGGCGCGATATCAAATCCCGCATAGCCGACGCGGATCTTCGTAGACATGGGATCAGCCCGGAGCGGGTGCGACGCTGGTTCCTGCAACATCACGGCATCACTTTTCAGGCCTTTCAGCGAATGCAGCGGGTAAATATCGCCCTTCAGGAGCTGAAAAGTGGACGTGCGGCAACGGATGTCGCTCTGGACAATGGCTACGAATCCTTAAGCGGGTTTGGTTACACCTACAAGCGGCTCACTGGCGCCGCTCCGACTCAGACCACGCAGGTCATTGTCATTCACCGGTTTACTACTGCGCTGGGTCCGATGTTCGTCTGCGCCACGGATAAGGGAGTCTGCCTGCTGGAGTTTACCGATCGCCGGTTATTAGAAACTGAGTTTCGCGACATCCAGCGTTTACTGAACGCCAAAATTGTCACCGGAGAAAACAGTCATACACGGCAGACAGTTAAAGAAATCAGCGAATATTTTGCCGGAACACGTCAGCAGTTTGATCTCATACTCGATACCCCGGGCAGTGATTTTCAACGATCCGTCTGGCAGGCGCTACGGGCTGTTCCTTATGGACAGACCTCACGCCATCAGGATATTTCGCTGCGCCTGAATAAACCCGATGCTGCACGCGCAGTTGCCGCAGCGAATGCAGCAAACCGTATTGCGATTGTCATTCCGTGCCACAGAATTATGGGTAAAGATGGCGGCATCAGCGGGTATGGTGGTGGTATCTCACGCAAAGAGTGGCTTATCGAGCATGAAAGGAATCACCGTTAA
- a CDS encoding isocitrate lyase/PEP mutase family protein yields the protein MNFAELHNQNEPLLIANVWDAASAVAAQKAGYQALGTSSAAIAATLGYEDGQSMPFDELLYRVIRIRAVSNLPLSVDMEAGYGDSAEEITANLKRLAQTGVSGVNLEDSRVINQVRQLDDASAFSARLKSVCNALKSEGYGLFMNVRTDTYLLGHERALQETLLRGQLYKAAGADGLFVPCLTSEIDMSLIAEAIDLHLNVMCMPDLPSFGRLKLAGVSRISMGNFVHSALQSKLTDLMYAIRSHQTFEGLFIDESCQ from the coding sequence ATGAACTTTGCAGAACTCCACAACCAAAATGAACCTTTACTTATCGCTAACGTATGGGATGCCGCCAGTGCTGTCGCAGCGCAAAAAGCCGGTTATCAGGCGCTGGGAACCTCCAGCGCAGCAATAGCTGCCACATTAGGATATGAAGACGGTCAGAGCATGCCGTTTGATGAATTACTTTATAGGGTTATCCGCATCCGGGCGGTCAGTAACCTGCCATTGAGCGTAGATATGGAAGCAGGATATGGTGATTCAGCTGAGGAGATAACAGCCAATCTCAAACGCCTTGCCCAGACAGGCGTATCCGGAGTCAACCTTGAAGACAGCAGAGTCATCAATCAGGTTCGTCAGCTTGATGATGCATCTGCATTCTCCGCCAGGCTAAAATCGGTATGCAACGCGCTCAAAAGTGAGGGGTATGGCCTGTTTATGAACGTCCGTACTGATACATACCTGCTCGGGCATGAAAGAGCGTTACAGGAGACGTTATTACGCGGTCAGCTATATAAAGCCGCAGGTGCTGACGGCCTTTTTGTTCCCTGCCTGACGTCAGAGATAGACATGAGCCTCATTGCTGAAGCCATTGATCTGCACCTGAATGTCATGTGTATGCCAGACCTTCCGTCGTTCGGCAGGCTGAAACTGGCAGGGGTAAGCCGCATTTCTATGGGTAATTTTGTTCATTCGGCCCTTCAGTCAAAGCTGACTGATTTGATGTATGCGATCCGGTCGCATCAGACGTTTGAAGGACTTTTTATCGATGAAAGTTGTCAATAA
- a CDS encoding bifunctional diaminohydroxyphosphoribosylaminopyrimidine deaminase/5-amino-6-(5-phosphoribosylamino)uracil reductase RibD, whose translation MSKNLEFMLLALEYSRQALPVCRPNPPVGCVIVHEGHVVSKGFTQSPGHHHAEIDAISRLTFPIGECEIFVTLEPCSFEGRTPSCALTLTELKPQHIYVAIEDPHPGNRGAGLNILKNAGISYTLGIGKEEVEDFLSPYLLRSY comes from the coding sequence ATGAGCAAAAATCTGGAATTCATGTTGCTGGCACTCGAATACTCCCGTCAGGCATTACCCGTATGCAGACCAAATCCACCTGTAGGATGCGTGATTGTCCATGAAGGTCATGTGGTTTCCAAAGGTTTCACACAATCTCCAGGACACCATCACGCTGAGATAGACGCCATTTCAAGACTCACCTTTCCGATTGGTGAATGTGAAATATTTGTTACGCTAGAACCCTGCTCCTTTGAAGGCAGAACCCCCTCCTGTGCTTTAACCCTCACTGAGCTGAAGCCACAACATATCTATGTTGCTATAGAAGATCCGCACCCAGGAAACAGGGGGGCAGGACTCAATATTTTAAAGAATGCAGGTATCAGCTATACGCTCGGTATCGGCAAAGAAGAAGTAGAGGATTTTCTGTCACCTTATTTGCTGAGGTCATATTAG
- the ptsJ gene encoding transcriptional regulator PtsJ, whose protein sequence is MKISGKTAGEVFDQIRAMIQAGELAPGAMLPTLRELAAELGINRNTVALAYKRLMDAGFVISRGRNGTIVRESITAIDIEGSVPDLVLRDLASGNPSASVLPSVSQLAAYIRNTPGLYGDPVIRPELETAGLEWLQPDLNTPFDLNLTNGAVDAVERVLTSYLIAGDRVAVEDPCFLSSISTLRHSRLQAAPVAMDEEGMQIEALSRQLSAGVQAVIITPRAHNPTGFGLSAGRAEGIRTLLASYPQVLVIVDDHFSLLSTQDYHHVVPVNTRNWVLIRSMSKFLGPDLRMAFVASDAETSQRLRQRLNAGTNWVSHILQDMAAGYMRSPGFQQSILAARDRYLGQRELLVSTLKQHGVTVSGHHDGLNVWVPLARNSSTTVMQMAQRGWLVRGGEGFILDNACSGVRITISDLDAPETELIAKSLAGILAQQRQIQATNIA, encoded by the coding sequence ATGAAGATAAGTGGCAAAACAGCAGGTGAAGTATTCGATCAGATCCGTGCAATGATTCAGGCTGGCGAACTTGCTCCCGGAGCGATGCTTCCTACGCTGCGCGAGTTGGCGGCTGAACTTGGCATTAATCGTAATACGGTGGCCCTCGCATATAAGCGCCTGATGGACGCAGGTTTTGTCATATCAAGAGGCAGAAACGGCACCATTGTGCGCGAGTCCATCACGGCCATTGATATCGAAGGTAGCGTACCGGACCTGGTACTCCGTGATCTTGCCAGCGGTAATCCCTCAGCTTCGGTTCTGCCCTCAGTCAGCCAGCTTGCCGCGTATATCCGAAATACACCGGGGCTGTATGGCGACCCCGTGATCCGCCCGGAGCTTGAAACAGCGGGTCTTGAATGGCTTCAGCCTGATCTCAACACGCCTTTTGATTTAAATCTGACTAACGGTGCTGTTGATGCCGTCGAAAGGGTACTTACCAGCTATCTGATAGCAGGCGATCGCGTGGCAGTTGAAGACCCCTGTTTCCTGAGCAGCATCAGCACCCTGAGACACAGCCGCCTTCAGGCCGCGCCTGTGGCAATGGATGAGGAAGGAATGCAGATTGAGGCGCTTTCACGCCAGCTTTCTGCTGGCGTACAGGCAGTGATCATCACGCCCCGGGCCCACAATCCAACCGGCTTTGGCCTCAGCGCCGGTCGGGCAGAAGGCATTCGTACATTGCTGGCAAGCTATCCTCAGGTTCTGGTGATAGTAGATGACCACTTCTCGCTGCTTTCAACACAGGATTATCACCACGTTGTTCCGGTAAATACCCGTAACTGGGTGCTTATCCGCTCAATGTCCAAGTTTCTGGGGCCAGATTTGCGTATGGCCTTTGTCGCGAGCGATGCGGAAACTTCACAGCGTCTACGCCAGCGCCTGAATGCCGGGACTAACTGGGTAAGCCACATTCTGCAGGATATGGCAGCGGGTTATATGCGTTCACCTGGCTTTCAGCAATCAATTCTTGCTGCACGCGATCGTTATCTCGGGCAGCGGGAACTCCTGGTCAGCACGTTAAAACAGCACGGTGTCACGGTGTCAGGTCATCACGATGGCTTAAACGTGTGGGTTCCGCTTGCCCGGAACAGCTCGACAACGGTTATGCAAATGGCCCAACGGGGCTGGCTGGTTCGGGGCGGAGAAGGTTTCATCCTGGACAATGCTTGTTCTGGGGTGCGGATCACCATCTCTGACCTTGATGCACCGGAAACTGAATTAATCGCAAAATCCCTGGCCGGGATTCTGGCACAGCAGCGTCAGATTCAAGCCACAAACATCGCCTGA
- a CDS encoding type 1 glutamine amidotransferase, which translates to MRVHFIVHEDFEAPGAYETWARHHGHDVTYSRVYAGDKLPADAEGIDFLIVMGGPQDPVTTLEECPHFDAKGEQALIASAVKTGKAVIGICLGSQLIGEALGAPFAHSPEKEIGKFPITLTEDGSKNEMFSHFARTLEVGHWHNDMPGLTPEAKIIAYSEGCPRQIVSYSDRVFGFQCHMELTLDVVELLIAHSEKDLSRAAEYRFVNTPDELRAHDYSEMNQVLFGFLDKLEARYKSV; encoded by the coding sequence ATGCGCGTACATTTCATCGTACATGAAGATTTTGAAGCACCTGGCGCCTACGAAACCTGGGCCAGACATCACGGCCATGATGTGACTTACTCACGCGTTTACGCAGGTGATAAGCTGCCAGCGGACGCTGAAGGTATCGATTTCCTGATTGTGATGGGTGGCCCGCAGGACCCTGTCACCACACTGGAAGAGTGCCCGCACTTCGATGCTAAAGGTGAGCAGGCACTGATTGCTTCAGCTGTTAAAACCGGTAAAGCCGTGATCGGTATTTGCCTGGGTTCACAGCTGATCGGCGAAGCGCTGGGCGCGCCGTTCGCGCACAGCCCTGAAAAAGAGATTGGTAAATTCCCGATTACGCTGACTGAAGACGGCAGCAAGAATGAGATGTTCTCTCACTTTGCCAGGACGCTGGAAGTAGGTCACTGGCACAACGACATGCCGGGCCTGACCCCGGAAGCAAAAATTATTGCTTATAGTGAAGGTTGCCCACGTCAAATCGTTTCATATTCTGATCGCGTATTTGGCTTCCAATGTCATATGGAACTGACGCTGGATGTTGTTGAGCTGTTGATCGCCCATTCAGAGAAAGACCTGAGTCGTGCCGCAGAATATCGCTTCGTTAACACCCCTGATGAACTTCGTGCGCACGATTACAGCGAAATGAATCAGGTGCTCTTTGGGTTCCTGGATAAGCTGGAAGCACGTTATAAATCAGTGTAA
- a CDS encoding helix-turn-helix domain-containing protein produces the protein MSDINKFRALRLERAWSQEQLAELSGLSTRTVQRIENGERPGLETLSALAAVFGVTVSALSAHENVGENALDERISATRNRIAEETRFYRSIITAIVVCLLLFMLNHFTSPASHWSLWVAAIWFSLIAVRGVRIFLFRELISKWQKKRLQYLLRK, from the coding sequence ATGAGTGACATAAATAAATTCAGAGCGCTTCGCCTTGAACGGGCCTGGTCGCAGGAACAGCTTGCCGAATTGTCAGGCCTGAGCACACGTACTGTGCAGCGGATAGAGAATGGCGAGCGGCCAGGTCTGGAGACGCTGAGCGCCTTAGCGGCCGTGTTCGGAGTGACCGTTTCGGCGCTTTCCGCTCATGAAAATGTCGGGGAAAACGCGCTGGATGAGAGAATTAGCGCAACGAGAAACAGGATTGCAGAAGAGACCCGGTTTTACCGCTCCATCATTACGGCGATTGTCGTCTGCTTGCTGCTTTTCATGCTGAATCATTTCACATCCCCTGCCAGCCACTGGTCGTTATGGGTGGCTGCTATCTGGTTTTCGTTAATTGCGGTGCGGGGCGTGAGAATCTTTTTGTTCAGAGAACTGATCAGCAAATGGCAGAAAAAGAGACTGCAATACCTGCTGCGCAAGTAA
- a CDS encoding DUF2938 domain-containing protein: MDIIIFLKTVITGIGATLVMDSWSLCQKLILKIPPLNYALVGRWILWLPKGKFRHHTILSTLQIRGENLTGWVFHYLTGILFAVIPLLLYGKGWLHEPSLFMGVLTGLLTLIAPFLVLQPAFGFGIAASRTLRPWLARLLSLITHLAYGIGLYGVAAVIASLS, from the coding sequence TTGGATATCATTATTTTTCTCAAAACTGTCATAACGGGCATTGGCGCAACGCTGGTGATGGATTCGTGGTCGTTATGCCAAAAGCTCATTTTAAAAATTCCACCGTTGAATTATGCGCTGGTAGGTCGCTGGATTTTATGGCTTCCAAAAGGAAAATTCAGGCATCACACCATTCTTTCAACGTTACAGATACGTGGGGAGAATCTTACTGGCTGGGTATTCCATTATCTGACCGGGATACTATTTGCGGTTATCCCGCTTTTACTTTACGGAAAAGGCTGGCTCCATGAACCTTCTCTCTTCATGGGCGTGTTGACAGGTTTGTTAACTTTGATTGCTCCGTTCTTAGTTTTGCAACCCGCGTTTGGCTTTGGTATCGCTGCTTCCCGTACACTTCGTCCATGGCTGGCGCGTCTTTTGAGCCTGATTACGCACCTTGCGTATGGCATAGGGTTGTATGGCGTTGCCGCTGTTATAGCGTCATTATCATAG